In Gemmatimonadota bacterium, the following proteins share a genomic window:
- a CDS encoding C25 family cysteine peptidase, with the protein MFRSIPICLLLSAMVAGPAAGRDYTTEMLPESHAIQLESSGVLSTVVTFRTGSFQIQDIQVHGETYGIIHWDGGVRLQETGLPAVPGFRESLVIPDDAAVTATIVASEFVDFPGVRIAPSKGPITRDVMPSDVPWEFGASYEEDAFFPGDLARLRDPYIMRDVRGVVIEVDPFQWNPVTGTLRVYSSITVEVKATGPGHVNVLADRPDKRVEEFEKIYRRHFLNYEEFLRYTPVGETGSMLIITYDAFASSMQPLVDWRNRMGIPTTLVTLSAAGGSASGVQSYVQNFYNTDGMAYLLLVGDGPQMPYLTNGGAAADPRLTLLAGGDNYPDAFVGRISAQNAAQVDLQVQKTVEYESQPDPAGTWYEKATGIASSEGQGYGDNGEADWRHIRNIRTDLLGFTYTHVDEFYDGSRGGGDASGSPSRAMLSSAFNEGRSFINYAGHGTETQWVTSGFSSSNVNALTNHDMLPCIINVGCVNGAFMSMTCFAEVWLRATDSGVPTGGVAMYASTVNQQWATPMRAQDELVDLLVAGAKRTWGGLCFNGSCDMIDSYGSNGISEFKNWHIFGDPALHMRTGAPTALAVSHAGYVDAGLATFEVTTEPGALAAINDNATLLGSAYADGAGLASIPYDSSVIGTLASVELVVTGFNKVPNVSTVDVGSPLTGVSEFPRGAMLAQNLPNPFGPETVISFAMAAEGVASLEILDISGRRVRTLHRGVFSSGTHSLSWDGTDESGHRLAAGSYFYRLTTPLGVETRRMVLLR; encoded by the coding sequence ATGTTCCGTTCGATCCCTATCTGCCTGTTGCTGTCGGCCATGGTGGCCGGACCCGCAGCGGGGCGTGACTACACCACCGAGATGCTGCCGGAATCCCATGCGATTCAGCTGGAGTCCTCCGGGGTTCTGTCCACAGTCGTGACCTTCCGGACGGGGAGCTTCCAGATTCAGGACATCCAGGTCCACGGGGAGACCTACGGCATCATTCACTGGGACGGGGGCGTTCGCCTTCAGGAGACCGGACTGCCGGCAGTGCCGGGATTCCGCGAGTCTCTGGTGATCCCGGACGACGCCGCCGTCACCGCGACGATCGTGGCGTCGGAGTTTGTGGACTTTCCAGGAGTGCGGATCGCGCCTTCGAAGGGACCCATCACCCGAGATGTGATGCCTTCGGATGTGCCCTGGGAGTTTGGGGCCTCCTACGAGGAAGACGCCTTCTTCCCGGGAGACCTGGCACGACTCCGGGATCCCTACATCATGAGAGATGTCCGCGGTGTGGTCATTGAGGTGGATCCGTTCCAGTGGAACCCGGTTACCGGGACGCTGCGCGTCTACTCGTCGATCACGGTGGAAGTGAAGGCGACCGGCCCCGGGCATGTGAATGTCCTTGCGGACCGCCCTGACAAGCGGGTGGAGGAGTTCGAGAAGATCTACCGCCGTCACTTCCTCAACTACGAGGAGTTCCTTCGGTACACGCCGGTCGGCGAAACGGGCAGCATGCTCATCATCACCTACGACGCCTTTGCCAGCTCGATGCAACCGCTCGTGGACTGGCGGAACCGAATGGGCATTCCGACGACGCTCGTCACGCTTTCCGCCGCGGGCGGGAGCGCAAGCGGCGTGCAGTCGTATGTGCAGAACTTCTACAACACGGATGGAATGGCCTACCTCCTTTTGGTCGGTGACGGACCGCAGATGCCCTATCTCACGAACGGCGGAGCGGCGGCGGATCCTCGACTGACCCTGCTGGCTGGCGGCGACAACTACCCCGACGCCTTCGTGGGCCGGATCTCCGCGCAGAACGCGGCGCAGGTGGACCTTCAGGTGCAGAAGACCGTGGAGTACGAAAGCCAGCCGGACCCGGCCGGAACCTGGTACGAAAAGGCCACTGGAATCGCCTCAAGCGAGGGCCAGGGCTACGGGGACAACGGCGAGGCGGACTGGAGGCACATTCGGAACATCCGCACGGACCTGCTCGGCTTCACCTACACCCATGTGGACGAGTTCTATGATGGAAGCCGCGGAGGCGGAGACGCTTCGGGTTCTCCGTCCAGGGCCATGCTCTCTTCCGCGTTCAATGAGGGCCGCAGCTTCATCAACTATGCGGGCCACGGCACGGAAACCCAGTGGGTCACATCGGGCTTCTCTTCATCGAATGTGAATGCGCTGACCAACCACGACATGCTGCCTTGCATCATCAATGTCGGGTGCGTGAACGGCGCCTTCATGAGCATGACCTGCTTTGCGGAGGTATGGCTGCGCGCGACGGATTCCGGAGTCCCGACCGGCGGCGTCGCCATGTACGCGTCCACGGTCAACCAGCAGTGGGCCACCCCGATGCGTGCGCAGGATGAACTGGTGGATCTACTGGTCGCGGGTGCCAAGCGCACCTGGGGCGGGCTCTGCTTCAACGGTTCCTGCGACATGATCGACAGCTATGGATCCAACGGGATCAGCGAGTTCAAGAACTGGCACATCTTCGGCGACCCGGCACTGCACATGAGAACGGGCGCGCCGACCGCGCTCGCAGTCTCTCACGCGGGCTATGTGGATGCGGGTCTGGCCACCTTCGAGGTCACCACGGAACCGGGCGCGCTGGCCGCCATCAACGACAACGCGACGCTCCTCGGCTCCGCGTACGCGGACGGCGCCGGATTGGCTTCCATCCCGTACGACTCTTCCGTCATCGGGACACTCGCCAGTGTGGAACTGGTCGTGACCGGGTTCAACAAGGTTCCCAATGTGAGTACGGTGGATGTGGGATCGCCGCTGACCGGCGTATCGGAGTTCCCGCGCGGCGCCATGCTCGCCCAGAACCTGCCGAACCCGTTCGGGCCGGAGACGGTCATCTCCTTCGCGATGGCTGCGGAGGGCGTGGCTTCTCTGGAGATCCTCGACATTTCCGGGCGCCGCGTCCGGACGCTTCACCGGGGGGTCTTCTCCTCCGGCACGCACAGTCTTTCCTGGGACGGCACAGACGAGTCAGGCCACCGTCTTGCCGCAGGCAGCTACTTCTACCGGCTCACGACTCCGCTCGGAGTAGAGACGCGTCGGATGGTACTCCTGCGATAA
- a CDS encoding sigma-54 dependent transcriptional regulator, with amino-acid sequence MACARILIVDDDESIRSSMERVLSYEGYDVRCAASGPEALDALADRRMDLALFDIKMPGMDGLELLERVGKAHPDLVCIMVSGHGTVQTAVEAAKLGAFDFLEKPPDRDRVLLTIRNGLAQSRQASEIANARRRLARDDRIVGESDAIRQVLERIAKVAPTQATILITGENGTGKELVARAIHRESTRRDGAYIQLNCAAIPEDLIESELFGHEKGAFTGATSRREGKFELADGGTILLDEIGDMSPTVQAKVLRVLEEGQFERVGGSRAISVDVRILAATNRDLPAAVEDRSFREDLFFRLNVVPIRVPALRERPGDIAGLVEHFLTRYCEREKCPGVTVDPEVVERLMVRAWPGNVRELRNTVERMAILASGSRLSVADLPAPGAGGASTRDDPAADASTYDEFRERSEQAFFRQRLERHGWNVKDTAEALAMQRSNLYRKIEKYGLTREGGERKRTPDGGDLPGGTA; translated from the coding sequence ATGGCTTGCGCCCGGATCCTCATCGTCGATGATGACGAGTCCATCCGCTCTTCGATGGAGCGGGTTCTTTCGTATGAAGGATACGATGTCCGGTGCGCCGCCTCCGGTCCGGAAGCGCTGGACGCGCTGGCGGACCGGCGCATGGATCTCGCGCTCTTCGATATCAAGATGCCCGGAATGGATGGGCTGGAGCTTCTGGAACGCGTCGGGAAGGCGCACCCGGATCTCGTGTGCATCATGGTCTCGGGCCACGGGACGGTGCAGACCGCCGTGGAAGCCGCCAAGCTGGGTGCGTTCGACTTTCTCGAGAAGCCTCCCGACCGCGACCGGGTTCTTCTCACCATTCGCAACGGGCTGGCTCAGTCGCGGCAGGCTTCGGAGATTGCCAACGCAAGGCGGAGGCTGGCGCGTGACGACCGCATCGTGGGGGAGAGCGACGCCATCCGTCAGGTGCTGGAGCGCATCGCGAAGGTCGCACCGACGCAGGCCACCATTCTCATCACCGGAGAGAATGGTACCGGGAAGGAGCTCGTGGCTCGCGCCATTCACCGGGAGAGCACACGCCGGGACGGAGCCTACATTCAGCTCAACTGTGCGGCCATTCCGGAAGACCTGATCGAGTCCGAACTCTTCGGGCACGAAAAGGGCGCGTTCACGGGCGCCACCTCCCGCCGCGAAGGGAAGTTTGAGCTGGCCGACGGCGGGACCATTCTGCTGGACGAAATCGGCGACATGAGTCCGACCGTCCAGGCGAAAGTGCTTCGCGTGCTGGAAGAAGGGCAGTTCGAGCGCGTGGGGGGATCGCGGGCGATCTCCGTGGATGTTCGCATTCTCGCGGCGACGAACCGGGATCTCCCGGCCGCCGTGGAGGACCGGTCATTCCGCGAGGATCTCTTCTTCCGGCTCAATGTGGTGCCGATCCGCGTTCCCGCGCTTCGCGAGCGACCGGGAGACATCGCCGGACTGGTGGAGCACTTTCTGACGCGGTATTGCGAGCGCGAGAAGTGCCCGGGCGTGACCGTGGACCCGGAGGTGGTGGAGCGCCTCATGGTACGCGCGTGGCCGGGGAATGTTCGCGAACTGAGAAACACGGTGGAGCGGATGGCCATCCTTGCGTCCGGAAGTCGGCTGAGCGTGGCGGATCTTCCGGCACCGGGGGCGGGCGGGGCGAGCACCCGGGACGACCCCGCGGCGGATGCAAGCACCTATGACGAGTTCCGCGAACGGTCGGAACAGGCGTTCTTCCGCCAGAGGCTGGAGCGCCACGGGTGGAATGTGAAAGACACGGCGGAGGCGCTGGCCATGCAGCGCAGCAACCTCTACCGGAAGATCGAGAAGTACGGACTCACCCGAGAGGGGGGGGAACGCAAGCGCACACCGGACGGGGGAGATCTCCCGGGAGGAACGGCTTGA
- a CDS encoding AI-2E family transporter — MAGHSDPRYRSDMDADRFRTGFLLLLVTAISALFAVMIRDFLMTLLLAGVFAGLAAPLFRRIVGLLRGKRSAASMVTVLALLVCVAGPLFAILGVVAAQALRITDSVRPWIDEQLANPGALPVLLERLPGLDRLVPYREQILLRLGDLVGSAGGFLLDSASAATRGTVAFLFQSFVFVYALFHFLLHGDALLRRILYYIPLDEPAESRLVERFTSVTRATVRGTLVIGLLQGGLAGVAFAVVGIPGAVFWGTMMTLLSVIPGVGTALVWVPAALILLATGETVPGVGLAVFCGLIVGSLDNLLRPRLVGRDTQMPDLLIFLGTAGGILLFGIPGFLVGPILAALFVTVWEIYGHVFRDILPGPRSS, encoded by the coding sequence GTGGCGGGTCATTCCGATCCGCGATACCGTTCCGACATGGATGCGGACCGCTTCCGGACAGGATTCCTTCTTCTTCTCGTCACGGCCATCTCGGCTTTGTTCGCCGTGATGATCCGCGACTTCCTCATGACGCTTCTCCTGGCGGGAGTGTTCGCCGGGCTGGCCGCTCCCTTGTTCCGGCGAATCGTCGGCCTCCTTCGCGGGAAGCGCTCGGCGGCGTCGATGGTGACGGTCCTGGCGCTTCTCGTCTGTGTGGCGGGTCCGCTTTTCGCCATCCTGGGTGTGGTGGCGGCGCAAGCGCTGCGCATTACCGACTCCGTGCGCCCCTGGATCGACGAGCAGCTCGCCAACCCCGGCGCGCTGCCCGTCTTGCTGGAGCGTCTTCCCGGCCTGGACCGGCTGGTTCCCTACCGCGAGCAGATTCTCCTCCGGCTGGGGGACCTGGTCGGCAGCGCGGGCGGCTTCCTTCTCGACAGCGCCTCCGCCGCCACGCGAGGCACCGTCGCGTTTCTCTTCCAGTCGTTCGTGTTCGTCTACGCGCTCTTTCACTTCCTTCTCCACGGGGACGCGCTCCTTCGCCGAATCCTCTACTACATCCCGCTGGATGAACCCGCCGAGTCCCGCCTCGTGGAGCGGTTCACCTCCGTCACGAGAGCGACCGTGCGCGGCACGCTCGTGATCGGGCTTCTGCAAGGCGGGCTGGCCGGGGTCGCCTTTGCCGTGGTCGGAATCCCGGGCGCGGTATTCTGGGGCACCATGATGACGCTTCTATCCGTCATCCCCGGGGTGGGGACGGCCCTCGTCTGGGTGCCCGCCGCGCTGATTCTCCTGGCGACCGGGGAGACGGTGCCGGGTGTGGGCCTTGCGGTCTTCTGCGGGCTCATCGTCGGGAGCCTGGACAATCTCCTGCGACCTCGGCTTGTGGGTCGGGACACTCAGATGCCCGACCTCCTGATCTTCCTCGGGACCGCCGGCGGAATCCTCCTGTTCGGCATTCCGGGGTTTCTCGTGGGACCGATCCTCGCCGCGCTCTTCGTGACGGTCTGGGAGATCTACGGGCATGTCTTCCGCGACATCCTGCCCGGCCCTCGCTCGTCTTGA
- a CDS encoding metalloregulator ArsR/SmtB family transcription factor: MALLALLRTRERTVGEMVEALGAPQPRVSRHLKVLRNAGLVADRREGRFIRYGLTPSSSWSVEIRDCLRGLLNEREAPRRPRGRKALSRREERPLPEAAPAPEPRQEVPAPGERLRSQDIETHLL; encoded by the coding sequence CTGGCACTTCTGGCGTTGCTCCGGACGCGGGAGCGGACCGTCGGGGAAATGGTGGAGGCGTTGGGAGCCCCCCAGCCCCGGGTTTCGCGCCATCTGAAGGTGCTTCGCAATGCGGGGCTTGTGGCGGACCGCCGGGAGGGCCGCTTCATCCGATACGGGCTTACCCCTTCCTCAAGCTGGAGTGTCGAGATTCGCGACTGCCTGCGCGGTCTGCTGAACGAACGAGAGGCACCCCGCCGCCCGCGCGGGAGGAAGGCTCTCTCCCGTCGCGAGGAGCGCCCCCTTCCCGAAGCCGCCCCGGCTCCGGAGCCCCGGCAGGAAGTCCCCGCTCCGGGCGAGCGACTGCGCTCGCAGGACATCGAAACACATCTGCTGTAG
- a CDS encoding DUF58 domain-containing protein has protein sequence MSRVRQSSRSPLLDAATVARLAGLEIRARAVVEGFVAGLHKSPYKGFSVEFAEHRQYMPGDPVRNIDWKVFAKSDRYFVKEFEEETNLRAYLVLDASASMGFASGEVGKFEYARTLAASLSWLMLRQQDSVGLLLFDQGIRRFIPPRSAGHHLRVLLTELEAARPSSGTGIAKTLHELALRIRRRGLVFLMSDLFDDPDEVLRGLRHFRHRRHEVVVFHLLDQAEREFGFDREAIFRDMESGREMLVRPWELRAEYRGAVDAWIARLRDGCREAGVDYVPIDTSTPFDTALHAYLRKRSRLG, from the coding sequence GTGAGCCGGGTGCGCCAGAGCTCCCGTTCGCCCCTCCTGGACGCGGCCACGGTCGCCCGCCTCGCCGGGCTGGAGATTCGTGCGCGTGCCGTGGTGGAGGGGTTCGTTGCGGGGCTTCACAAGAGTCCGTACAAGGGGTTCAGCGTGGAGTTCGCGGAGCATCGGCAGTACATGCCGGGAGACCCCGTGCGGAACATCGACTGGAAGGTCTTTGCGAAGTCCGACCGCTACTTCGTGAAGGAGTTCGAGGAGGAAACGAACCTCCGCGCATACCTGGTGCTCGACGCATCCGCATCGATGGGTTTCGCCTCGGGCGAGGTCGGCAAGTTCGAGTATGCGCGTACGCTCGCGGCGTCCCTCTCCTGGCTGATGCTCCGGCAGCAGGACTCTGTCGGCCTGCTTCTTTTCGATCAGGGGATTCGGCGCTTTATTCCCCCAAGGTCCGCCGGGCATCACCTTCGCGTGCTCCTGACCGAACTGGAGGCGGCGCGCCCGTCTTCGGGGACGGGGATTGCGAAAACGCTCCACGAGCTGGCCCTGCGAATCCGTCGGCGTGGTCTGGTGTTTCTGATGAGTGATCTCTTCGACGACCCCGACGAAGTGCTGCGCGGGTTGCGGCACTTTCGGCACCGGCGGCACGAGGTTGTCGTGTTTCACCTGCTGGATCAGGCGGAGCGCGAGTTCGGGTTCGACCGGGAGGCCATCTTCCGCGACATGGAGTCCGGCCGCGAGATGCTGGTGCGCCCCTGGGAGCTGCGCGCGGAGTATCGCGGGGCGGTGGATGCGTGGATCGCCAGGCTGCGTGACGGGTGCCGGGAGGCGGGCGTCGACTATGTCCCGATCGACACCTCCACGCCGTTCGACACCGCGCTCCACGCCTACCTGCGCAAGCGGAGCCGTCTGGGATGA
- a CDS encoding MoxR family ATPase, protein MNASNEPHDIQAVERLKDAHGRILTEVHKVVIGQDRVIDDLLTAILSNGHCLLVGVPGLAKTLLVSTLARVLDLEFSRIQFTPDLMPSDITGTDVLETEEGTTHRHFRFIRGPVFANIVLADEINRTPPKTQAALLQAMQEREVTAGGNTYDLPLPFFVLATQNPIEQEGTYPLPEAQLDRFMFHIHVDYPTGAEECRIVEETTSAYHADLERVLGAEEILSLQTLVRRVPVAEDVLQYAVGLVRATRPKSDTAPAFVRDWVSWGAGPRASQYLVLGAKTRAILDGRHTPAREDVQAVARAVLRHRILTNFNAEAEGVDPVDIVDRLVESVEATGAVSS, encoded by the coding sequence TTGAACGCATCGAACGAACCGCACGACATCCAGGCCGTCGAAAGGCTGAAGGACGCGCACGGGAGGATTCTCACAGAGGTTCACAAGGTCGTGATCGGGCAGGATCGCGTGATCGACGATCTCCTGACCGCCATCCTTTCCAATGGCCACTGTCTGCTCGTCGGGGTGCCCGGGCTTGCGAAGACGCTGCTTGTGTCCACGCTGGCGCGCGTTCTGGATCTGGAGTTCAGCCGAATCCAGTTCACGCCGGACCTCATGCCGTCGGACATTACCGGGACGGATGTTCTGGAAACGGAAGAGGGGACCACTCATCGGCATTTTCGGTTCATCCGGGGACCGGTCTTCGCGAACATTGTTCTTGCGGACGAGATCAACCGTACGCCCCCGAAGACGCAGGCCGCGCTTCTTCAGGCCATGCAGGAACGCGAAGTGACCGCCGGCGGCAACACCTACGACCTGCCGCTGCCGTTCTTCGTGCTGGCGACGCAGAACCCCATCGAGCAGGAAGGAACCTATCCGCTTCCCGAGGCGCAACTCGACCGCTTCATGTTCCACATCCATGTGGACTACCCGACCGGGGCGGAAGAGTGCCGGATCGTGGAGGAGACCACCTCCGCCTACCACGCGGATCTGGAGCGGGTTCTGGGCGCCGAGGAGATTCTCTCACTTCAGACGCTCGTGCGGCGCGTACCTGTGGCGGAGGATGTGCTGCAATACGCCGTCGGACTGGTGCGGGCGACGCGGCCGAAGTCGGATACGGCTCCTGCGTTCGTGCGCGACTGGGTGAGCTGGGGTGCGGGTCCCCGCGCGAGCCAGTATCTGGTGCTCGGCGCGAAGACGCGCGCCATTCTCGACGGCAGGCACACCCCCGCCCGGGAGGATGTGCAGGCGGTGGCGCGGGCGGTTCTTCGCCACCGGATCCTCACCAACTTCAACGCCGAGGCCGAAGGCGTGGATCCCGTCGATATCGTGGACCGGCTCGTTGAAAGTGTGGAGGCGACCGGGGCCGTGTCGTCGTGA